One genomic segment of Candidatus Nomurabacteria bacterium includes these proteins:
- a CDS encoding peptidoglycan bridge formation glycyltransferase FemA/FemB family protein produces the protein MYELRTITDSKKWDKFARGFPKVTFIDSWLWGEFQNEIGNDFRYYGIYRDGVLVAGLPISMIKAVRGKYLHLRHSPLCDWEDDDLVNFLMRSLREIGKKEKSWFVRMSPLVENSSRELGRMKKLGLVRSTSHETDAEHTLSIDLFPSEDEILKQMRKNTRYYIKKAQKMGITVEKFTDMSKFEEFWKIFLDAVERNKWIAYKKEYVRREFEVFAKNDMATMYLSKYQDRYISAAIFTHYNEKSFYHHSGSLTEFRNIPSTYLLIWEAIRNSRALGFKELNLWGVVDPEDVDHPWYGLSLFKRGFGGIETKMIHAHDLILSPLAYATRAYEYLECKKNGY, from the coding sequence ATGTATGAATTAAGAACAATCACAGACTCAAAGAAATGGGATAAATTCGCCCGAGGCTTCCCTAAGGTTACCTTTATTGATTCTTGGTTGTGGGGAGAGTTCCAGAATGAGATCGGTAACGATTTTAGATATTATGGGATCTATCGGGATGGTGTATTAGTGGCGGGGTTACCTATATCCATGATCAAGGCTGTCCGAGGTAAGTATCTTCATCTACGACATTCTCCTTTATGTGATTGGGAGGATGATGATCTGGTTAATTTCTTGATGCGATCGTTGCGAGAAATTGGGAAGAAGGAGAAATCATGGTTTGTAAGAATGAGTCCTTTGGTTGAAAATTCCTCACGCGAGCTTGGACGAATGAAAAAATTAGGACTAGTGCGTTCTACTTCGCATGAGACTGATGCTGAGCATACTCTTTCAATAGATCTGTTTCCATCGGAAGACGAAATATTGAAGCAGATGAGGAAGAACACTAGATACTATATAAAGAAGGCTCAGAAGATGGGGATAACTGTTGAAAAATTTACAGATATGAGCAAATTTGAGGAGTTTTGGAAGATCTTTCTTGATGCGGTAGAGAGAAATAAATGGATAGCATACAAGAAAGAATATGTGCGCAGGGAATTCGAAGTATTTGCAAAGAACGATATGGCAACAATGTATTTAAGCAAGTACCAAGATCGATATATATCAGCCGCTATCTTTACACATTATAATGAAAAATCTTTTTATCATCATAGTGGATCATTGACAGAATTTCGCAATATCCCATCAACATACCTATTGATCTGGGAGGCTATAAGAAATTCACGAGCACTCGGATTCAAAGAGCTCAATCTCTGGGGAGTTGTAGATCCTGAGGATGTTGATCATCCTTGGTATGGCCTCTCACTATTTAAAAGAGGTTTTGGTGGGATAGAAACAAAAATGATCCACGCACATGATCTAATTCTGAGTCCACTTGCTTATGCAACTCGAGCGTATGAGTATCTGGAGTGCAAGAAGAACGGTTATTGA
- a CDS encoding alpha/beta hydrolase: MNIKVNELKISYVTYGSGDPTILVHGWGGNKQSLDALARELAKTRKVYLLDLPGFGESQNPPMNWEAEQYPETVLQFIRQLKLNKLVYIGHSFGGGIGIYLAANHPALFEKLVLIAASYYREPKVSGLGKLTKFVPFYDHLRDYLLPVRRLYYKLFHRRSDSLKYLHLESIYRKILKKDLRPILRSVHLPTLILWGRHDLSTPIAEGKYLNEKITDSKMKIYENMTHNLPIAEPVEVANDIIHFLKES; the protein is encoded by the coding sequence ATGAATATTAAAGTAAACGAACTGAAGATCTCGTATGTGACCTATGGGAGTGGAGACCCGACCATACTTGTACATGGATGGGGTGGAAACAAACAAAGTCTGGATGCTTTAGCCAGAGAATTAGCAAAAACACGGAAAGTCTATTTATTAGATCTCCCTGGGTTTGGAGAAAGTCAGAACCCCCCCATGAATTGGGAAGCAGAACAGTATCCTGAAACGGTATTGCAGTTCATTAGGCAGTTGAAGCTGAATAAACTTGTTTATATAGGTCACTCTTTTGGAGGGGGGATCGGTATATATTTGGCTGCCAACCACCCTGCTCTATTTGAGAAGCTTGTGCTTATAGCAGCTTCTTATTATCGGGAACCGAAAGTTTCAGGATTGGGAAAGCTCACGAAGTTCGTGCCTTTCTATGATCACCTGAGAGATTATCTCCTCCCTGTGAGAAGACTATATTACAAACTTTTTCACAGACGATCGGATTCATTGAAATATCTCCATCTAGAATCGATCTACAGAAAGATCCTTAAGAAGGATCTCAGGCCGATCTTACGTTCTGTACACTTGCCGACATTGATATTGTGGGGGAGGCATGATCTATCAACTCCTATTGCAGAAGGGAAATATCTAAATGAGAAGATCACAGACTCCAAGATGAAAATTTATGAGAATATGACACATAATCTCCCGATAGCAGAACCAGTTGAGGTGGCAAACGATATAATTCACTTTTTGAAGGAAAGTTGA
- the murB gene encoding UDP-N-acetylmuramate dehydrogenase produces MKITKDKSLKSLNTLFIEAFADQFIAISSKDDLIELTKQYPFKEKVFFILGEGSNTLFTKDLTGLLIKMEIRGREKLHTNGDYTDFKFGAGEIWRDVVVWLAEQEYSGVENLAYIPGTVGAAPVGNIAAYGQVTEDVFVELEAVDLYNGELKVFKHDDMNFKYRHSIFKEKGFEHYAIVSVTLRLSKHAEFDTSYHSRYKNESLEEWLKKIATPPYKPIDVVRAVTELRKYKLPWMDEYGTCGSFFTNPFLTVDQFKELATKIDELQQYPVNKMDYHNTSWEDTGDQEIVKIPAGRLLDELGWKGKWDGNVGTFDRHALCVITNKKATGKEVFEYTEAMKKNVKDAYGIDLKSEVVIV; encoded by the coding sequence ATGAAAATAACAAAGGATAAAAGTCTGAAGTCATTGAACACATTGTTTATCGAAGCATTTGCTGACCAATTTATAGCTATTTCTTCTAAAGATGATCTGATCGAACTTACGAAACAATACCCTTTCAAAGAGAAGGTGTTTTTTATCTTAGGAGAAGGAAGTAACACTTTATTTACAAAGGATCTTACGGGTCTGTTGATAAAGATGGAAATTAGAGGAAGGGAAAAACTCCATACGAATGGGGACTATACAGACTTTAAATTTGGTGCTGGTGAGATATGGAGGGATGTAGTTGTCTGGTTGGCAGAGCAGGAATACAGTGGTGTAGAAAATCTTGCCTACATACCTGGTACAGTTGGTGCTGCACCTGTGGGTAACATTGCCGCTTACGGTCAAGTGACTGAAGATGTTTTCGTAGAGCTTGAGGCTGTAGATCTATATAACGGTGAACTGAAAGTTTTCAAACATGATGATATGAATTTCAAATATCGTCACAGTATCTTCAAGGAGAAAGGTTTTGAGCATTACGCTATAGTTTCAGTCACATTGCGGTTGTCTAAGCATGCTGAGTTTGACACCTCTTATCATTCCCGATATAAGAACGAGAGTTTAGAAGAGTGGTTAAAGAAGATAGCTACTCCCCCTTATAAACCAATTGATGTGGTTCGTGCTGTCACCGAATTACGAAAATATAAGCTTCCTTGGATGGATGAGTATGGTACCTGTGGAAGCTTCTTTACGAATCCGTTTTTGACAGTTGATCAGTTTAAAGAGTTAGCGACCAAGATCGACGAATTACAACAGTATCCGGTCAACAAGATGGATTATCACAATACTTCTTGGGAGGATACTGGTGATCAAGAGATCGTAAAGATCCCTGCTGGTCGTTTACTTGATGAGCTTGGTTGGAAAGGTAAGTGGGATGGGAATGTCGGTACATTCGATCGCCATGCACTTTGTGTCATAACAAATAAGAAAGCAACTGGTAAAGAGGTCTTTGAATACACAGAAGCAATGAAGAAGAACGTAAAAGATGCCTATGGGATCGATCTAAAGAGTGAGGTTGTGATCGTCTGA
- a CDS encoding UDP-N-acetylmuramoyl-tripeptide--D-alanyl-D-alanine ligase translates to MTIFFSLIGLIVSTFFSLPTLYQFQIKEYFLPRILSGIKDNRGFWIPLKMPARSLRNILITGFVFLIMVAYFGWTALRFQEIDLSYTLFWGLGFLASKVVVFLGVLLTEPLALYKRGRIIKRAEQMAKDSDAVVIGVTGSYGKSSMKVILHRLLSEKYKVASTKKNYNSEVGVAMSFLNEIRPDTQYFISEMAAYTVGTITRSANITPPRIGFVTGLGNQHVDIFGSREALLKAKSELPSALPKDGKLYLNMDCDGYEVMTKAAHCTVITYSITNPKADAYSQPTGNGSFHFAYKNLNLSLNTVLPGNHSILNLTGALACAIDLGLDEKQIVEALKHLKPISQKLSRRELDNGSILIDDSYNSSVEGFIAALHYISEFSQTNRTAITRGLLELGDTLETSYERIVSVLRELNIHLITTDPVLHKIAGDEISELVDEKSVHEKICSGTEKDVFLLEGRFSPKVMQDLSHHCRK, encoded by the coding sequence ATGACAATCTTCTTCTCACTAATAGGTTTGATCGTGTCTACATTCTTTTCTCTACCCACTCTCTATCAATTTCAGATCAAGGAGTATTTTTTACCTAGAATACTGAGCGGAATTAAAGATAATCGAGGGTTTTGGATCCCGCTCAAAATGCCTGCAAGATCTTTGCGTAATATTCTGATAACAGGATTTGTTTTTTTGATCATGGTTGCTTATTTTGGGTGGACGGCTTTGAGATTTCAGGAGATAGATCTTTCTTATACACTATTTTGGGGTTTAGGTTTTCTGGCATCTAAGGTTGTGGTGTTTTTGGGTGTGTTGCTGACAGAGCCTCTTGCACTATATAAAAGAGGTAGGATCATCAAACGAGCCGAGCAGATGGCAAAAGATTCTGACGCCGTTGTGATAGGAGTTACTGGTTCATATGGGAAAAGCTCTATGAAGGTCATCCTTCACCGGCTACTGTCAGAAAAATATAAGGTGGCATCGACCAAAAAGAATTACAACTCGGAAGTTGGTGTAGCTATGTCATTTCTCAACGAGATCCGTCCAGACACACAGTATTTTATAAGTGAGATGGCAGCATATACCGTTGGAACGATCACGCGATCAGCAAACATCACTCCACCAAGGATAGGATTTGTCACTGGTCTCGGAAATCAGCATGTAGATATTTTTGGATCTCGTGAGGCATTATTGAAAGCTAAATCTGAACTCCCTTCTGCTCTACCAAAGGATGGAAAACTGTATTTGAACATGGATTGCGACGGTTACGAGGTCATGACCAAAGCTGCTCACTGTACTGTTATCACTTATTCGATCACAAATCCCAAGGCAGATGCTTATTCACAACCGACAGGAAACGGTTCATTCCACTTTGCATACAAGAATCTAAATCTATCCTTGAACACAGTTCTTCCCGGAAACCATAGTATTCTTAATCTAACAGGTGCTTTAGCATGTGCGATCGATCTGGGCTTGGATGAGAAGCAGATAGTAGAAGCATTAAAACATCTAAAGCCAATATCACAGAAGCTTTCTCGTAGAGAATTGGATAATGGTTCGATCCTGATAGATGACAGCTATAATTCTAGCGTGGAAGGATTTATTGCGGCCTTGCATTATATCTCTGAATTCTCCCAGACGAATAGAACCGCAATTACAAGGGGATTGTTAGAATTAGGTGATACTTTGGAAACATCGTATGAACGTATAGTAAGTGTTCTACGAGAATTAAATATTCATCTGATCACAACTGATCCTGTACTTCACAAAATCGCAGGGGATGAGATCTCAGAACTTGTAGATGAAAAAAGTGTACACGAAAAGATCTGTAGTGGTACAGAAAAAGATGTTTTCTTGTTGGAAGGTCGTTTCTCACCCAAAGTTATGCAGGATTTATCTCATCATTGTAGAAAATGA
- a CDS encoding DegT/DnrJ/EryC1/StrS aminotransferase family protein has protein sequence MKLIYSSYSPNTRPKDLNLNYRLLLSPRRWFDTGSISRVNDHFLKLHPGKTVLTYSHARSALFELLSSISKPNGNVVYQGFTCAAASLPAVWAGLTPRYIDIQKGKLVPAEDTIIAGIDPQTVAVVVQVTLGSVPSYEKVREICKQRGILLILDSTHFIPTSNSEVLPETDVIIYSLGRDKVVSGVDGGVMVFDPELDVASTLNTRYLSLHYPGSSWVFKRILFPILWRTIKSTYVSGFGKVLHLIYTKSGLISRATTKEEKQGERPKHIPTKLPGALAEIAMGQLEDISEIQSYRALLFQKFIKALGEDRNITIVEENPDVVPLRMALRVKDRTGLMKYMKEQNILLGDWYWNPVAPATFSPYITMYDEGSCPNAEDLCRDIINLPLHANISPSDADRIILELTNYYNSHV, from the coding sequence ATGAAATTGATATATAGCTCATATTCTCCAAATACCCGTCCGAAAGATCTAAACTTGAACTATCGTCTACTACTATCCCCTAGACGATGGTTTGATACTGGATCGATATCTCGTGTCAATGATCACTTCTTGAAATTACATCCTGGAAAGACAGTTTTGACATATAGTCATGCTAGATCAGCTTTATTCGAACTACTCAGTAGCATAAGTAAACCAAATGGAAATGTCGTATATCAAGGATTTACTTGTGCTGCAGCGTCATTACCTGCCGTATGGGCAGGATTGACACCCAGATATATAGATATCCAAAAAGGTAAATTGGTCCCAGCTGAGGATACTATCATCGCTGGGATCGACCCACAAACAGTAGCTGTTGTAGTCCAGGTGACTCTTGGGAGTGTACCTAGCTATGAGAAAGTGAGGGAGATCTGCAAGCAGAGAGGCATACTACTTATCCTAGATTCGACCCATTTTATACCCACATCAAATAGTGAGGTATTACCAGAAACTGATGTGATCATATATAGCCTCGGAAGAGATAAAGTAGTTTCTGGTGTTGACGGGGGTGTGATGGTATTTGATCCTGAACTGGATGTTGCATCAACACTAAATACAAGATATCTTTCACTTCACTACCCTGGTTCTAGCTGGGTGTTCAAGAGGATACTTTTCCCGATACTATGGAGAACTATAAAATCAACGTATGTTTCTGGCTTTGGAAAAGTTCTTCATCTGATCTATACAAAAAGTGGGTTGATCTCGAGGGCAACGACTAAAGAAGAGAAACAGGGTGAGAGACCGAAGCATATACCAACAAAACTTCCAGGGGCTCTAGCCGAGATCGCAATGGGTCAACTAGAAGATATCTCAGAGATACAGTCATATCGAGCTTTGCTGTTTCAGAAGTTCATCAAAGCATTGGGTGAAGACCGAAATATCACTATTGTTGAAGAAAATCCAGATGTGGTACCTTTGCGAATGGCTCTTCGTGTCAAAGATAGAACGGGTTTGATGAAGTATATGAAAGAACAAAATATTCTTCTTGGGGATTGGTATTGGAATCCGGTAGCTCCTGCAACTTTCTCTCCATATATCACGATGTATGATGAAGGGTCGTGTCCGAATGCTGAGGATCTGTGTAGGGATATTATCAACCTACCCTTGCATGCTAATATCTCACCCTCAGATGCCGATAGGATCATTTTAGAATTAACTAATTACTATAATTCGCATGTATGA
- a CDS encoding UDP-N-acetylglucosamine 1-carboxyvinyltransferase: MANLVVHGGIPLSGEITPSGYKNSIVVIIAASLLTDHPVMISNVPDITDVQRLTDYLISLGSKIEWNKDAETLRIDNSGIPETVLLGDFPSTMGASNLLFPPLIQRLKDVTFPRRMKGCSLGIRELDDRLDVLQVLGAKLDATDEDLRISIDGRFRGGDVWLDYQGVGATENFVMAAVLADGVSTCINSASEPQVEDLCKFLVTLGAQIEGIGTNKLKITGVGELRGGEYRITDDYYEVATFLALGAMTNGDIKVYTKNKEYFGIIKKNFKRLGVELEDKDNYYRVTPGQSMEILQPFTTNFTPKIEAAPWPYFPVDLTPVFVALSTRSKGTTLHWNKVHEGQHLWITELMKFGAHALLADPHRMLVFGDKPTKPAVVVAPNIIRVAVALYMMAASIEGQSTVRDADTIKRAHPLFVPNLQKLGAIVDWEI, from the coding sequence ATGGCAAATTTGGTAGTACATGGAGGTATACCTCTATCTGGTGAAATTACACCATCAGGGTATAAGAATTCGATAGTAGTCATCATCGCCGCATCATTACTTACCGACCATCCTGTCATGATCAGCAATGTCCCTGATATTACTGATGTTCAGCGTTTGACGGATTACTTGATAAGTCTAGGCTCAAAGATCGAATGGAACAAGGATGCTGAAACTTTAAGGATCGATAATTCCGGAATCCCTGAAACAGTTCTTTTAGGTGACTTCCCATCCACAATGGGAGCCTCTAATCTACTTTTTCCCCCTTTGATACAAAGACTCAAGGATGTCACCTTTCCCCGTCGTATGAAAGGTTGCTCACTTGGTATCCGCGAACTTGATGATAGGCTGGATGTACTACAAGTTCTTGGAGCAAAATTAGATGCGACCGATGAGGATCTCAGGATCAGTATCGATGGCAGATTTAGAGGAGGCGATGTATGGCTCGATTATCAAGGGGTAGGGGCAACCGAGAATTTCGTAATGGCAGCTGTCTTAGCAGATGGCGTCTCGACTTGTATCAACTCTGCTTCAGAACCTCAGGTAGAAGATCTGTGTAAATTCCTTGTAACCCTCGGTGCACAGATCGAAGGTATTGGTACGAATAAGTTAAAGATCACAGGTGTTGGAGAATTAAGAGGAGGAGAATACAGGATAACAGATGATTACTACGAAGTAGCTACCTTCCTAGCCTTAGGTGCGATGACAAATGGAGATATAAAAGTATATACAAAGAACAAGGAGTATTTTGGAATAATTAAAAAGAACTTCAAGAGATTAGGGGTAGAATTGGAAGACAAGGATAATTATTACAGGGTCACGCCTGGGCAAAGTATGGAAATACTACAACCATTTACCACCAACTTCACTCCAAAGATCGAAGCTGCACCGTGGCCATATTTCCCTGTGGATCTAACACCTGTATTTGTTGCTTTATCAACAAGATCAAAAGGTACAACATTGCATTGGAATAAAGTTCACGAAGGACAACACCTATGGATAACCGAACTTATGAAGTTTGGTGCTCATGCGCTACTGGCCGATCCTCATAGAATGCTGGTATTTGGTGATAAACCCACAAAACCCGCAGTTGTAGTCGCTCCAAACATTATCCGAGTTGCTGTTGCTCTTTATATGATGGCAGCAAGTATTGAAGGTCAAAGTACAGTAAGGGATGCAGATACTATCAAACGTGCACATCCTCTCTTTGTACCAAACTTACAAAAATTAGGTGCAATAGTGGATTGGGAGATCTAA
- the mraZ gene encoding division/cell wall cluster transcriptional repressor MraZ, with amino-acid sequence MLIGEYTSRVGEKKRVAIPKKLRGQLGDGLILTRGYEHSLVLVDQTRWEIIAKEVIDGSFINKDIRDTTRFLVGSAVEISPDPQGRVVIPDNLFRYAQIESEIVFIGLVNWVEIWDRSKWEERLVYLDQHSSEIADSLGRKGKDE; translated from the coding sequence ATGCTAATCGGAGAATATACAAGTAGGGTAGGAGAGAAGAAAAGAGTTGCCATTCCCAAAAAATTGCGTGGACAGCTTGGCGACGGGCTGATCCTGACCAGAGGATACGAACACTCACTTGTCTTGGTCGATCAGACAAGATGGGAGATCATCGCAAAAGAGGTGATCGACGGCTCATTTATAAACAAAGATATCCGTGACACCACGAGATTTCTAGTCGGAAGTGCCGTAGAAATATCTCCAGACCCCCAAGGAAGGGTGGTGATACCCGATAATCTTTTTAGATATGCTCAGATCGAATCTGAGATCGTATTTATCGGATTGGTTAATTGGGTAGAGATCTGGGATAGATCAAAATGGGAGGAACGATTAGTATATTTGGATCAACACAGTTCGGAGATAGCAGATAGTTTAGGGCGGAAAGGTAAAGATGAGTGA
- a CDS encoding MFS transporter, with the protein MKKISKLFIIAKFIERIPAAFFGPIYSVYLLQNGLSLFQVSLVNFTYMITLALIDPSTGRLGDKYGHTRIYILGTAIFGLADLIYGSGSMIMIFIIAEITASIGKALMSEALEAKLKNSVRDDSEVHKAKADAKLLSQIGKLSLSAVSTLVLARFDNLSIGWYIAAAISLGGSGILLFLLRHEVVEEKEIRRNGTATRSEMSYKQAFRIIRHNPKLSFIAMLTFISYLAFQPLNMYWSPLLEQKTGGIELLGSFWVAVSLTIVVGQLLARRIKVAKIDRQMNLIMLAVTAVMILLATISSNVVLIALAFLLHEIPRSMQQTVLHTMTNRSDDEDEIPDEDRAFINSIFGSLTTLGSAIGLLGLGALTEFLTIQQVWSVSGGILLITTLLLWRKK; encoded by the coding sequence ATGAAAAAAATTAGTAAACTTTTCATCATCGCAAAGTTCATCGAAAGAATACCTGCTGCATTCTTTGGACCAATCTATTCGGTCTATCTACTGCAGAACGGCTTGTCACTCTTTCAGGTGAGCTTAGTGAATTTTACATATATGATCACCTTAGCTTTGATAGATCCTTCAACAGGACGGTTAGGTGATAAATATGGTCATACTCGTATATACATCTTAGGTACAGCAATTTTTGGTTTGGCTGACCTAATATATGGATCGGGTTCTATGATCATGATATTCATCATTGCAGAGATCACTGCTTCAATTGGAAAAGCACTGATGTCAGAAGCTTTAGAAGCAAAGCTAAAGAATTCCGTACGAGATGATTCAGAAGTTCATAAAGCGAAAGCAGACGCTAAGCTACTCAGTCAGATAGGAAAGTTAAGCCTATCAGCTGTGTCTACTTTAGTACTAGCAAGATTTGATAATCTATCAATTGGCTGGTACATAGCCGCTGCGATTAGCTTAGGTGGATCTGGAATTCTACTCTTCCTTCTACGACATGAGGTTGTAGAAGAGAAGGAGATACGTCGGAATGGCACCGCAACGAGATCAGAGATGAGCTACAAACAGGCTTTTCGGATCATCCGTCATAACCCGAAATTGTCGTTCATAGCGATGCTCACTTTCATCTCATATCTAGCGTTCCAACCACTAAACATGTATTGGAGTCCTCTGTTAGAACAGAAGACTGGTGGAATAGAATTGCTAGGAAGTTTCTGGGTTGCTGTTTCACTAACTATAGTCGTGGGTCAGCTACTTGCAAGACGGATAAAAGTAGCAAAGATCGATAGACAAATGAACCTCATCATGTTGGCTGTTACAGCAGTAATGATACTGCTCGCAACCATCTCAAGTAATGTCGTGCTGATTGCCTTAGCTTTTCTGTTACATGAGATCCCCAGAAGTATGCAACAAACTGTTTTGCATACAATGACTAACCGCTCAGATGATGAGGATGAGATCCCAGATGAAGATAGGGCTTTCATTAACTCGATCTTCGGGTCATTGACCACACTGGGATCAGCGATAGGATTGCTTGGACTTGGCGCTCTGACCGAGTTCTTGACCATTCAACAGGTTTGGAGTGTTTCAGGGGGTATCCTTCTGATCACAACACTCCTGTTATGGCGAAAAAAGTAA
- a CDS encoding UDP-N-acetylmuramoyl-L-alanyl-D-glutamate--2,6-diaminopimelate ligase, with translation MNRIKQMIPQNIKNYYHKVMIRLYNIYYDDPSSKLAVIGVTGTDGKTTTCTLIYEILKGAGYKVGLITTISARIGEESIPTGFHVTTPDPQVLLNLMKRMIDAGMEYVVLETTSHGLDQNRVSTIKFHAGIFTNVTHEHLDYHKTYEAYLNTKATLIHLIKPGGFVVINLDDKSSEVLCKKASDHKLKTYTYGFTEKADLFATDYEDTTTTTKFNVHNGDQTFPVEMHLPGEYNVYNALGAIQVGLELGISQDVVARALSDVKTLEGRWEVLQKEPYKVVVDFAHTPNALEKMLEYARQDNPTGRLIVVFGTAGKRDIEKRPQMGRIAGNLADLVILTAEDPRGENIININRQIAVGLAEVGKIEEKDYFSITDRRKAIARAMKLAKPGDTVVITGKGHEKSMNIDGVNEIPWSDQMVVKELITNG, from the coding sequence GTGAACAGAATCAAACAGATGATCCCTCAGAACATTAAGAATTATTACCATAAGGTCATGATAAGGCTTTACAACATCTACTATGATGACCCATCATCCAAACTCGCAGTGATCGGTGTTACCGGAACTGATGGTAAAACGACGACTTGTACATTGATCTACGAGATCCTAAAAGGAGCTGGATACAAAGTAGGTTTGATCACAACCATCAGCGCTAGGATCGGTGAAGAATCAATACCCACCGGCTTTCATGTGACCACTCCAGATCCCCAAGTACTTCTCAACCTCATGAAAAGGATGATAGATGCTGGAATGGAGTATGTAGTCCTAGAAACCACATCACATGGACTTGATCAAAATCGTGTTAGTACGATCAAGTTTCATGCAGGGATCTTCACTAACGTAACACATGAACATCTAGACTATCACAAAACATATGAGGCTTACCTCAATACGAAAGCCACACTTATTCATCTGATCAAACCGGGTGGATTCGTGGTGATCAATCTGGATGACAAATCAAGCGAGGTCTTATGTAAGAAAGCTTCTGATCATAAATTAAAAACCTATACATACGGCTTCACTGAAAAAGCAGATCTGTTCGCAACTGATTATGAAGATACCACCACAACTACAAAATTTAATGTTCATAATGGGGATCAAACGTTTCCTGTCGAAATGCATCTACCCGGAGAATACAATGTCTACAATGCTCTTGGTGCTATACAGGTTGGTCTTGAACTCGGTATATCCCAAGATGTTGTTGCAAGAGCACTGTCAGATGTTAAGACTCTAGAGGGGAGATGGGAAGTATTGCAAAAGGAGCCATACAAAGTGGTTGTAGACTTCGCACATACACCAAATGCCTTAGAAAAGATGTTAGAGTACGCACGACAGGATAATCCCACAGGAAGATTAATTGTTGTTTTTGGTACTGCAGGTAAGCGTGATATTGAGAAGAGACCTCAGATGGGAAGGATCGCAGGGAATCTAGCCGATCTCGTGATCCTAACCGCAGAGGACCCAAGAGGAGAAAATATTATCAATATAAACAGACAGATCGCTGTTGGTCTTGCAGAAGTAGGTAAGATAGAGGAGAAAGATTATTTCAGCATAACTGATAGACGTAAAGCAATTGCTCGAGCTATGAAACTTGCTAAACCCGGTGACACAGTAGTGATCACAGGAAAAGGACACGAGAAGAGTATGAATATCGATGGTGTTAACGAGATCCCTTGGAGTGACCAGATGGTTGTAAAAGAATTAATTACAAACGGATGA
- the rsmH gene encoding 16S rRNA (cytosine(1402)-N(4))-methyltransferase RsmH → MSENYHIPVLLSESIEFLITDIDGVYVDCTLGEGGHSKAILEKLSPNGRLISLDQDPEAIEFVNRHINIPKDPRWKIVNKNFEKISEEVADGSATGILMDIGFSSRQIDIPGRGFSFHNGSDPLDMRMSDKTGVTASDLLNALDKKQLARLFFMYGEERRSNRIAEEIKRSIPINTVEELNQAVNRALPAATAKEAIRRVYQALRIAVNDELHVLEDSIGPAFSCLRSNGRLVIITFHSLEDRIVKRSFRSLVQSGKGILLTKKPMTPSDRELETNPRSHSAKMRVIEKI, encoded by the coding sequence ATGAGTGAAAATTATCATATTCCTGTACTACTTTCCGAATCCATCGAGTTTTTGATCACCGATATTGATGGTGTATATGTCGATTGTACACTCGGTGAAGGTGGACATAGCAAAGCAATACTAGAAAAGTTATCCCCAAACGGACGACTGATAAGTTTGGATCAAGATCCTGAGGCTATAGAGTTTGTTAACAGACACATCAATATCCCAAAAGATCCCAGATGGAAGATAGTCAACAAGAACTTCGAAAAAATATCAGAAGAGGTTGCCGATGGATCGGCTACAGGAATTCTGATGGATATAGGATTCTCATCACGACAGATCGATATTCCAGGGAGAGGGTTCAGTTTTCATAATGGATCAGACCCTTTGGATATGCGAATGAGTGATAAGACAGGTGTCACAGCGAGTGATCTATTAAACGCATTAGACAAGAAACAACTAGCCAGGCTGTTCTTCATGTATGGAGAGGAAAGGCGCTCGAATCGGATAGCTGAGGAGATCAAACGATCTATACCAATAAATACTGTTGAGGAATTAAACCAAGCAGTGAACAGAGCGTTGCCGGCAGCAACCGCCAAAGAAGCTATCCGTAGAGTGTATCAAGCATTGAGGATCGCAGTAAACGATGAACTTCATGTGCTTGAGGACTCCATTGGACCCGCATTTTCATGCCTACGGTCGAACGGCAGGTTAGTTATCATCACATTTCATTCGCTAGAGGATAGGATCGTGAAAAGATCCTTCAGATCACTTGTTCAGAGTGGCAAAGGCATATTACTTACAAAAAAGCCAATGACACCTTCTGACAGAGAGTTGGAAACCAATCCAAGATCTCATAGTGCAAAAATGAGGGTGATAGAAAAGATCTAG